A section of the Rhizobium sp. BG4 genome encodes:
- a CDS encoding carboxypeptidase, whose amino-acid sequence MLLRSLTLTIALTLSLAAAPAFSEERPGVLKLLPQDAVTEHEATIGGRKLDYTATAGTLDLFGQDGNQTGAIFYTAYTAKNAGANRPLTFAFNGGPGAASAFLHLGLVGPRILDFGPQARDGAHAKLTDNPESWLDFTDLVLIDPIGTGWSRTAKADDAKDYYSVGSDAQSIAKAISLYVAHNNRAASPKYLLGESYGGFRAAKVAGALQESQGIIVAGAIMLSPLLEAQLMFNADEFALGAALELPSLAAAEMDRRGAFSAEKQTEAERFALGDYLTTLVGPEPSGDAAKAFYAKVSGLTGIPEDVVTRSRGFLGNAFAKNSGKEKGEVMSPYDAGFASPDPYPESDYDRGDDAILDGFTRAYGGAFSDYARNELGFKTEMTYSLLDNDVNRQWEWGGRGGGSRLQASVTGDIRQLLASNPSFHLLIAHGYSDLVTPYGVSRYVVDHLPQSLAKDRVQLDVYRGGHMFYTNADQRAAFTADAKAFYAKNGGIQPSD is encoded by the coding sequence TTGCTGTTGCGCTCGCTGACGCTGACCATCGCCCTTACACTCTCGCTTGCCGCCGCACCGGCCTTTTCTGAGGAGCGGCCGGGTGTTCTGAAGTTGCTTCCGCAGGATGCCGTCACCGAACACGAGGCGACGATCGGCGGCCGGAAACTGGATTATACGGCAACGGCCGGGACGCTCGATCTGTTCGGCCAGGACGGCAACCAGACCGGAGCGATCTTCTACACAGCCTATACCGCAAAGAATGCCGGTGCGAACCGGCCGCTTACCTTTGCCTTCAATGGCGGGCCGGGCGCCGCGTCCGCCTTTCTGCATCTCGGCCTCGTCGGTCCGCGTATCCTCGATTTCGGACCGCAGGCGCGCGATGGCGCCCACGCGAAGCTCACCGACAATCCCGAGAGTTGGCTGGATTTCACCGATCTCGTGTTGATCGATCCCATCGGCACCGGCTGGAGCCGGACGGCAAAGGCCGATGACGCCAAGGACTATTATAGCGTCGGCTCGGATGCGCAGAGCATTGCCAAGGCGATCTCCCTTTACGTCGCCCACAACAACCGTGCGGCCTCGCCGAAGTACCTGCTCGGCGAGAGCTATGGCGGCTTCCGCGCCGCAAAGGTGGCCGGAGCGCTACAGGAGAGCCAGGGTATTATCGTTGCCGGGGCGATCATGCTGTCGCCGCTGCTCGAGGCGCAGCTGATGTTCAATGCGGACGAGTTCGCTCTCGGCGCTGCTCTCGAACTTCCCTCGCTCGCCGCAGCAGAGATGGACCGGCGCGGCGCTTTCTCAGCGGAGAAACAGACCGAGGCCGAGCGCTTTGCGCTGGGAGACTATCTGACGACCCTCGTGGGGCCTGAGCCTTCCGGCGATGCGGCCAAGGCATTCTATGCCAAGGTTTCCGGACTGACCGGAATTCCGGAAGACGTCGTGACCCGCAGCCGCGGTTTCCTCGGCAACGCCTTTGCGAAGAATTCCGGCAAGGAAAAGGGTGAGGTGATGAGCCCTTACGATGCCGGGTTTGCCTCGCCCGATCCCTATCCTGAATCCGATTACGATCGCGGCGACGACGCCATTCTCGACGGATTCACGCGCGCCTATGGCGGCGCCTTTAGCGACTACGCCCGCAACGAACTGGGCTTCAAGACCGAGATGACCTATTCGCTGCTCGACAACGATGTGAACCGGCAATGGGAATGGGGCGGACGCGGCGGCGGATCGCGCCTGCAGGCGAGCGTCACCGGCGATATCCGGCAGCTCCTGGCATCGAACCCGAGCTTTCATCTGCTGATAGCCCATGGCTACAGCGATCTCGTGACGCCCTATGGCGTCAGCCGCTATGTCGTCGATCACCTGCCGCAGAGCCTTGCCAAGGATCGCGTGCAGCTCGACGTCTATCGCGGCGGCCACATGTTCTACACCAATGCGGACCAACGGGCGGCTTTCACGGCAGATGCGAAGGCATTCTACGCCAAGAACGGCGGCATCCAGCCAAGCGACTAG
- the otsB gene encoding trehalose-phosphatase — protein sequence MSYQKQPLVIAEPDAASGEDSIFAALTNAPDSWALFLDIDGTLLDLAETPDGIVVPPELPGQLETLSARLGGALALVTGRGLSYADRLFAPLRFPIAGLHGAERRAADGSVTTAKATAEFEALKADLVRQTQGWPGVLIENKGAAVAAHYRLAPDREIDLEPLMQQALDRAGPDWHMQYGKMVIEIRPSSADKGHAVEAFLAQPPFKGRRAIAIGDDVTDEAMFRAVNPLGGLSIRVGPLSPASEAKASIASAAALRGVIARLAA from the coding sequence ATGTCCTATCAAAAGCAGCCGCTTGTCATCGCGGAGCCGGATGCGGCTTCAGGCGAGGACTCCATCTTTGCCGCGCTGACCAATGCTCCAGATTCCTGGGCCCTGTTTCTCGACATCGACGGCACGCTGCTCGACCTTGCGGAGACGCCTGACGGCATCGTCGTGCCGCCGGAGCTTCCCGGCCAGCTCGAAACCCTTTCCGCAAGGCTTGGCGGCGCATTGGCGCTGGTAACCGGACGGGGCCTTTCCTATGCCGACCGGCTGTTTGCACCGCTTCGCTTCCCGATCGCCGGGCTTCATGGCGCCGAACGCCGCGCCGCCGACGGGTCGGTGACGACAGCCAAGGCGACGGCGGAATTCGAGGCGCTGAAAGCCGATCTCGTACGCCAGACACAGGGCTGGCCTGGCGTCCTCATCGAAAACAAGGGAGCGGCTGTTGCCGCGCATTACCGGCTGGCGCCGGATCGGGAAATCGATCTCGAACCGCTGATGCAGCAGGCGCTCGACCGCGCCGGGCCTGATTGGCACATGCAGTATGGCAAGATGGTGATCGAGATCCGCCCTTCCAGCGCCGACAAGGGACATGCCGTCGAAGCTTTCCTGGCGCAGCCCCCCTTTAAGGGCCGCCGCGCCATCGCGATCGGCGACGATGTGACCGACGAGGCGATGTTCCGCGCGGTCAACCCTCTCGGTGGCCTGTCGATCCGTGTCGGGCCGCTCTCGCCCGCAAGCGAAGCGAAAGCATCGATCGCCTCCGCGGCAGCCCTTCGCGGCGTCATCGCCCGGCTGGCGGCGTGA
- the otsA gene encoding alpha,alpha-trehalose-phosphate synthase (UDP-forming) codes for MSRLVVVSNRVPVPDKGGIAPAGGLAVALKAALEERGGIWMGWSGKSSGEQEPEKLAEIQQGNITYALTDLTDTDVEEYYHGFANRVLWPICHYRLDLAEYGRKEMAGYFRVNRFFAHRLAPLIKPDDVIWVHDYHLIPLAAELRQMGLKNKIGFFLHIPWPPADVLFTMPVHEEIMRGLSHYDLVGFQTDHDLENFAGCLRREGIGDELGGGRFSSHGRTFKGGAYSIGIETAAFAEFARKSSTHSMVRKARESVEGRSLIIGVDRLDYSKGLTQRIDAFESFIKANPAQQGHVTYLQITPKSRSEVPEYEAMQRTVAEQAGRVNGALGSVDWVPIRYINRSVGRHILAGLYRLGRVGLVTPLRDGMNLVAKEYVAAQDPGDPGVLVLSRFAGAARELKGALLVNPYDVEGTANALARALSMPLDERKERWKKMMDHLLEFDVSRWCKDFLKDLGA; via the coding sequence ATGAGCCGTCTCGTCGTCGTTTCCAATCGCGTTCCCGTTCCCGACAAGGGCGGAATTGCGCCGGCCGGCGGCCTTGCCGTTGCGCTGAAAGCAGCGCTCGAAGAGCGCGGCGGCATCTGGATGGGCTGGTCGGGGAAATCGAGCGGCGAGCAGGAACCGGAGAAGCTCGCGGAAATTCAGCAGGGTAACATCACCTATGCGCTGACCGACCTGACCGACACCGATGTCGAGGAATATTATCACGGCTTTGCCAACCGCGTGCTCTGGCCAATCTGCCATTACCGGCTGGATCTGGCCGAATACGGGCGCAAGGAAATGGCCGGATATTTCCGCGTCAACCGCTTCTTCGCGCATCGGCTGGCGCCGCTGATCAAGCCTGATGATGTCATCTGGGTGCACGACTATCACCTGATCCCGCTTGCCGCCGAGCTGCGGCAGATGGGACTGAAGAACAAGATCGGCTTCTTCCTGCACATTCCCTGGCCGCCAGCCGATGTGCTCTTCACCATGCCGGTCCACGAGGAGATCATGCGCGGCCTCTCGCATTACGATCTCGTCGGCTTCCAGACCGATCATGATCTCGAAAACTTTGCCGGCTGTCTGCGCCGCGAAGGGATCGGCGACGAGCTTGGTGGCGGGCGCTTCAGCTCGCACGGCAGGACATTCAAGGGCGGCGCCTATTCGATCGGTATCGAGACCGCTGCCTTCGCCGAATTCGCCCGCAAGTCCTCGACGCACAGCATGGTGCGCAAGGCGCGCGAGAGCGTCGAGGGCCGCAGCCTGATCATCGGCGTTGACCGGCTCGACTATTCCAAGGGTCTGACGCAGCGCATCGACGCCTTCGAGAGCTTCATCAAGGCCAATCCGGCGCAGCAGGGGCATGTGACCTATCTGCAGATCACTCCGAAATCCCGCTCCGAAGTGCCGGAATACGAGGCGATGCAGCGCACCGTCGCCGAACAGGCCGGACGGGTGAACGGCGCGCTCGGATCGGTGGATTGGGTGCCTATCCGCTACATCAACCGCTCCGTCGGCCGCCATATCCTTGCCGGGCTCTACCGTCTTGGCCGTGTCGGGCTGGTGACGCCGCTGCGCGACGGGATGAACCTTGTCGCCAAGGAATATGTGGCGGCGCAGGACCCCGGCGATCCTGGCGTTCTCGTGCTGTCGCGCTTTGCGGGTGCGGCTCGCGAATTGAAGGGGGCGCTGCTCGTCAATCCCTACGATGTCGAAGGAACCGCCAATGCCCTAGCGCGTGCGCTGAGCATGCCGCTCGACGAGCGGAAGGAGCGCTGGAAGAAGATGATGGATCATCTCCTGGAATTCGACGTCTCCCGCTGGTGCAAGGATTTCCTGAAAGATCTCGGCGCCTGA